One Scylla paramamosain isolate STU-SP2022 chromosome 5, ASM3559412v1, whole genome shotgun sequence genomic region harbors:
- the LOC135100534 gene encoding EGFR adapter protein-like isoform X2 — MLVCGAQAEELNSIVGHAFRLAYAAHLQKSGATVRDVIPTHSHGNTPPLPHTLAHHPSQSHSHTHTPSPSGTPLHIHAQTHTTHTHPHQRACDHNCSPSPLQAIAASRDSSPSPSMRTPGSPALAALQKPSSLPGLHTHPENDNAPHSPDSENSNSPSELNSSKRIAEKPPLIKKLSVTLESTLNLEEDLHPLVTSSSSPSPSCQTSCITTNTSSSSTTSTAVVGYVNEKVTDSSGSCVHPADGQEQHDFDNKCRISDDVKLKRISQISVSSSASSGVVALDVSTSSTRSATPPPLPERSDSLTPPEEPHLKTAAWFQAGIPREIALEVLSHEPVGAFMVRESTSKPGCYALSLRVPRDFTVSGIAHYLIVKTNKGYKIKGFTKEFSTLTALITHHSVMPELLPCPLSLSRYNPTFTSDDQARNDSNDDDPDYNTLSDFRKMMADLNV, encoded by the exons GCTGAGGAACTTAATAGCATCGTCGGACACGCCTTTCGCCTCGCATACGCAGCGCACCTTCAGAAGTCCGGGGCCACTGTCCGTGATGTCATCCCCACGCACTCCCACGGCAACACTCCTCCGCTTCCCCACACATTAGCTCACCACCCCAGTCAGTCACACTCCCACACTCACACGCCTTCACCTTCCGGTACCCCACTACACATTCACGCCCAAacccacaccacccacacccaccctcaCCAGAGAGCGTGCGACCACAACTGTTCCCCCTCTCCACTCCAG GCGATAGCAGCGTCCCGGGATTCTAGTCCCAGCCCCAGCATGCGCACCCCGGGGAGCCCCGCCCTGGCCGCCCTCCAGAAGCCCTCCTCCTTGCCCggcctccacacacacccagagaATGACAACGCTCCACATTCTCCAGACAGTGAAAACAGTAACAG CCCGTCAGAATTAAACAGCTCTAAGAGGATAGCAGAGAAGCCTCCTCTTATAAAAAAGCTAAGTGTGACCCTCGAGTCAACCCTGAACTTGGAGGAAGACCTTCACCCCCtagtcacctcctcctcctcaccctcgccCTCGTGCCAGACGTCatgcatcaccaccaacacctcatcctcctccaccactagcACCGCCGTGGTGGGCTACGTCAACGAGAAAGTCACTGACTCTTCTGGCAGCTGCGTCCACCCGGCGGATGGGCAGGAGCAGCACGACTTCGACAATAAATG CCGAATCTCCGATGACGTAAAACTGAAGCGCATCTCCCAGATCTCTGTGAGCTCTAGCGCCTCCTCAGGAGTTGTGGCCCTCGATGTCTCCACATCCAGCACACGCTCAGCcactccaccacctctccctgaACGTTCAGATTCTCTCACGCCGCCAGAGGAGCCTCACCTGAAGACAGCAGCTTGGTTCCAGGCAGGCATTCCTAG AGAGATTGCCCTGGAGGTACTGAGTCATGAGCCAGTGGGGGCCTTCATGGTGCGTGAGTCCACCAGCAAACCTGGCTGCTATGCCCTCAGCCTCAGGGTGCCCCGGGACTTCACTGTGTCTGGCATTGCACACTACCTAATAGTCAAAACAAATAAAGGCTATAAAATTAAG GGGTTCACCAAGGAGTTCAGCACCTTGACAGCCCTCATCACCCACCACTCAGTGATGCCAGAGCTGCTGCCTTGCCCTCTCTCACTGAGCCGCTACAACCCAACCTTCACATCTGATGACCAGGCACGCAATGACTCCAACGATGATGATCCAGACTACAACACACTTTCAGACTTCAGGAAGATGATGGCTGATCTGAATGTGTGA